From the Streptomyces pluripotens genome, one window contains:
- a CDS encoding citrate synthase, which yields MRDHEPVAGLAGRRLTTKETAELLGVKPETVYAYVSRGLLSSRREPGSRASTFEPGEVATLARRNRREAAGSPGSGGDLSVRTHITLIEQDRYYFRGVDAVELATHRSYEEVAEWLWTGRLTPGITFSPPRSTVEIARRAVDSLSEHCSPVDRLRVAAIAAAAEDPLRFDLSEAAVLNTARILIPTLVTALPPVLNDRQDDGPLARPLWGRLTGRPADEASLHVLDTALALLADHDLAASTLAVRVAASARAHAYAAVSAGFGVLEGPLHGAASGLAHRMLLDVIDQGTAVPVIAGELRAGRRIAGLGHRLYQGEDPRARALFGLLEQVPAAEPALLAARDIVATTARHAPLHANVDLALAVFTTSCGMPATAGETIFAVARTAGWIAHALEEYGERPLRMRPSGHYVGPRPPQPVPT from the coding sequence ATGCGCGATCACGAGCCCGTCGCCGGCCTTGCCGGGCGGAGGCTGACCACCAAGGAGACCGCCGAACTGCTCGGCGTGAAGCCCGAGACGGTGTACGCGTATGTGAGCCGCGGCCTGCTCAGCAGCAGACGCGAGCCCGGCAGCAGGGCCAGCACCTTCGAGCCCGGAGAGGTAGCGACTCTCGCCCGGCGCAACCGCCGCGAAGCGGCTGGGAGTCCAGGCTCCGGCGGTGACCTGTCGGTACGGACCCACATCACGCTGATCGAACAGGACCGGTATTACTTCCGGGGTGTGGACGCCGTCGAGTTGGCCACCCACCGCTCCTACGAGGAAGTCGCGGAGTGGCTGTGGACGGGCCGACTGACCCCTGGCATCACCTTCTCCCCGCCCCGAAGCACCGTCGAGATCGCCCGCCGCGCGGTGGACTCCCTGTCCGAGCACTGCTCACCCGTCGACCGGTTGCGGGTCGCGGCCATCGCCGCTGCGGCCGAGGACCCGCTGCGCTTCGACCTGTCCGAGGCTGCCGTGCTCAACACGGCCCGCATCCTGATCCCCACCCTCGTCACCGCGCTGCCGCCGGTCCTGAACGACCGCCAGGACGACGGTCCGCTGGCCCGCCCACTGTGGGGCCGGCTGACCGGCCGTCCCGCCGACGAGGCGTCGCTACACGTCCTGGACACCGCCCTCGCCCTGCTCGCCGATCACGATCTGGCCGCCTCCACGCTCGCGGTCCGCGTCGCCGCCTCGGCCCGTGCGCACGCCTACGCGGCCGTATCGGCAGGGTTCGGCGTGCTGGAGGGCCCGCTGCACGGAGCCGCCAGCGGCCTAGCCCACCGCATGTTGCTCGACGTCATCGACCAGGGCACAGCGGTCCCCGTGATCGCCGGCGAGTTGCGCGCCGGCCGCCGCATCGCCGGGCTCGGCCACCGGCTCTACCAGGGGGAGGACCCTCGCGCGCGAGCGCTGTTCGGCCTGCTGGAACAGGTCCCGGCAGCGGAGCCCGCACTGCTCGCCGCCCGCGACATCGTCGCCACCACCGCCCGGCACGCCCCGCTGCACGCCAACGTCGACCTGGCCCTGGCGGTCTTCACCACCTCCTGCGGCATGCCCGCCACCGCGGGCGAGACGATCTTCGCCGTGGCCCGGACGGCAGGCTGGATCGCACATGCTCTGGAGGAGTACGGCGAGCGCCCGCTGCGCATGCGCCCCAGCGGCCACTACGTCGGCCCCCGACCACCACAACCCGTGCCGACGTAG
- a CDS encoding citrate synthase/methylcitrate synthase, whose amino-acid sequence MAINRTPTPLIDAPRGLAGVVVADTEIGDVRGREGFYHYRQYSAVELARTRGFEDVWHLLVHGALPDARRSAAFAAETAALRRIPDEVRRALPAIAAASRLSGPLAGLRTALSLLGAAQGLRPVYDIDADRRRADTVGICAVAPTLLAALYRLGQGLDPVEPREELSHAANFLYMLTGSQPDPRRARAVEQYLISTIDHGFNASTFTARVIASTGADMAACLTGAVGALSGPLHGGAPSRALDTLDAIGTPDRIDPWIRERVFAGDRIMGFGHAVYRTEDPRSRLLKDIALSFGGSRVDFAVEVEHRVEAILAELKPGRELHTNVEFYAGIVMELCGLPREMFTPTFAAARIVGWSANILEQAADAKIIRPVARYVGPEPQVAVPTVG is encoded by the coding sequence ATGGCCATCAACAGGACCCCAACCCCTCTCATCGACGCACCGCGCGGTCTCGCGGGTGTGGTCGTCGCCGACACCGAGATCGGTGACGTGCGGGGCCGAGAGGGCTTCTACCACTACCGCCAGTACTCGGCCGTTGAACTCGCACGCACCCGCGGCTTCGAGGACGTCTGGCATCTCCTGGTCCACGGGGCGCTCCCAGATGCACGGCGCAGTGCCGCCTTCGCCGCCGAGACCGCAGCACTGCGCCGCATCCCCGACGAGGTCCGCAGGGCACTGCCCGCGATCGCCGCAGCGAGCCGGCTCTCGGGGCCGCTGGCCGGTCTGCGCACCGCCCTGTCGCTGCTGGGTGCCGCACAGGGGCTCCGCCCGGTGTACGACATCGACGCCGACCGGCGTCGGGCCGACACCGTGGGCATCTGTGCCGTCGCCCCCACCCTGCTCGCCGCGCTCTACCGGCTCGGGCAGGGCCTCGACCCGGTCGAGCCGCGCGAGGAGCTCTCCCACGCGGCCAATTTCCTGTACATGCTGACGGGTTCGCAACCCGACCCGCGTCGGGCCCGTGCGGTCGAGCAATACCTGATCTCCACCATTGATCATGGATTCAATGCGTCAACCTTCACCGCGCGTGTCATCGCCTCCACGGGTGCCGACATGGCCGCCTGCCTGACCGGTGCCGTGGGCGCCCTGTCGGGGCCGCTGCACGGAGGAGCGCCCAGCCGGGCGCTGGACACGCTGGACGCGATCGGCACTCCGGACCGGATCGATCCCTGGATCCGGGAACGGGTGTTCGCCGGTGACCGGATCATGGGCTTCGGGCACGCGGTCTACCGCACGGAAGACCCCCGATCGCGGCTGCTCAAGGACATCGCTCTGTCCTTCGGAGGCTCCCGTGTGGACTTCGCGGTGGAGGTCGAGCACAGGGTCGAGGCGATCCTCGCCGAGCTCAAGCCGGGTCGCGAACTCCACACGAACGTGGAGTTCTACGCGGGCATCGTCATGGAACTGTGCGGCCTGCCCCGCGAGATGTTCACCCCCACCTTCGCGGCGGCGCGGATCGTGGGGTGGAGCGCCAACATCCTGGAACAGGCGGCCGATGCGAAGATCATCCGCCCGGTGGCGCGCTACGTGGGACCGGAGCCGCAGGTCGCGGTACCCACGGTCGGTTGA
- a CDS encoding CobW family GTP-binding protein encodes MGNSRSPQQIPVVVLAGFLGSGKTTLLNHLLHHSGGSRVGAIVNDFGAIEIDAMAVAGALGDSTVSLGNGCLCCAVDASELDGYVARLAAPGAGIDVIVIEASGLAEPQELVRMVLAGEHPRAVYGGLVVVVDAAEFDDTRARHPEIDRHLALADLAVVNKLDRAADGERVLGLVRSLVDRAAVVPASYGRIDPELLFDCRPSEERIGQLSFDDLHHEDPHEHHEDDDHAGHLHTTYDSLSFTSDVPLEPRRLMQFLDSRPEGLYRIKGYVDFGPYDTLNRYTVHAVGRFLRFYPEPWPPAGARLTQLVLIGSGIAAESLGKDLEAAKNDAPHTDEHGMWGVLRYVRGPETADLEDPPGVP; translated from the coding sequence CTGGGCAACAGCCGCAGTCCGCAGCAGATCCCGGTCGTCGTACTCGCCGGTTTCCTGGGTTCCGGGAAGACCACGCTCCTCAATCACCTCCTGCACCACAGCGGAGGCAGCCGTGTGGGGGCGATCGTCAACGACTTCGGGGCCATTGAGATCGACGCCATGGCCGTTGCCGGAGCCCTCGGCGACTCGACCGTCTCGCTCGGCAACGGCTGCTTGTGCTGCGCCGTCGACGCGAGCGAGCTGGACGGTTACGTGGCCCGGCTCGCCGCACCCGGTGCCGGAATCGACGTGATCGTCATCGAAGCCAGCGGGCTAGCCGAGCCCCAGGAGCTCGTGCGCATGGTCCTGGCCGGCGAGCACCCGAGAGCGGTGTACGGGGGGCTGGTGGTAGTCGTGGACGCCGCCGAGTTCGACGACACCCGAGCCAGGCACCCGGAGATCGACCGGCACCTCGCCCTTGCCGACTTGGCGGTGGTCAACAAGCTCGACCGGGCCGCCGACGGTGAGCGGGTGCTCGGCCTGGTGCGGTCCCTCGTGGACCGCGCCGCCGTCGTTCCCGCCTCCTACGGCCGTATCGACCCGGAGCTCCTCTTCGACTGCAGGCCGAGCGAGGAACGCATCGGACAGTTGTCCTTCGACGACCTGCACCACGAGGACCCGCACGAGCACCACGAGGACGACGACCACGCCGGTCACCTGCACACCACGTACGACAGCCTGTCCTTCACCTCCGACGTGCCCCTGGAGCCCCGTCGGCTCATGCAGTTCCTGGACAGCCGGCCCGAGGGGCTGTACCGGATCAAGGGATACGTCGACTTCGGCCCCTACGACACGCTCAACCGCTACACCGTTCATGCCGTAGGCCGGTTTCTGCGCTTCTACCCGGAGCCCTGGCCGCCCGCCGGTGCCCGCCTGACCCAGCTCGTGCTGATCGGCTCCGGTATCGCCGCCGAGTCCCTCGGCAAGGATTTGGAGGCGGCGAAGAACGACGCCCCACACACCGACGAACACGGCATGTGGGGCGTTCTCCGCTACGTCCGGGGTCCGGAAACAGCGGACCTGGAAGATCCCCCCGGTGTCCCCTGA
- a CDS encoding DNA gyrase/topoisomerase IV subunit A: protein MARRSTKTPPPDDSYEEKILDIDVVDEMRGSYLEYAYSVIYSRALPDARDGLKPVHRRIVYQMNEMGLRPDRGYVKCARVVGEVMGKLHPHGDTSIYDALVRMAQPFSMRLPLVDGHGNFGSLGNDDPPAAMRYTECRMAEATGLMTESIDEDTVDFAPNYDGQEQEPVALPAAFPNLLVNGSSGIAVGMATNMPPHNLREVIAAARHLIRHPNADLDALMKHVPGPDLPTGGRIVGLPGVRDAYATGRGTFKMRATVSVETVTARRKGLVITQLPFTIGPEKVIAKIKDLVNAKKVQGIADVKDLTDREHGLRLVVEVKNGFVPEAVLEQLYKLTPMEESFGINNVALVDGQPLTLGLKELLEVYLDHRFDVVRRRSEFRRGKRRDRLHLVEGLLTALVDIDEVIRLIRSSENSAQAKQRLMERFSLSDVQTQYILDTPLRRLTKFDRIELEAEKDRLSTEIEELTRILESDAELRKLVSAELAAVAKKFGTERRTVLLESAGTPAATVPLQVADAPCRVLLSSTGLLARTADDEPLPKQSGAKRVKHDVIISAVPTTARGEIGVVTSAGRLLRINVVDLPELPEATTAPNLSGGAPLAEFVSLEDDESVVCLTTLDESSPGLALGTEQGVVKRVVPDYPSNKDELEVITLKEGDRIVGAVELRTGEEDLVFISDDAQLLRFQASIVRPQGRPAGGMAGIKLTEGAKVIFFTAVDPAVDALVFTVAGSRGTLDDSVQTTGKLTPFDQYPRKGRATGGVRCQRFLKGEDCLALGWAGPAPARAAQKNGTPARLPEPDPRRDGSGVSLPKTVAVVAGPVL, encoded by the coding sequence ATGGCCCGCCGCAGCACGAAGACCCCGCCGCCCGACGATTCGTACGAGGAGAAGATCCTCGACATCGACGTCGTGGACGAGATGCGTGGCTCCTACCTTGAGTACGCCTACTCGGTCATCTATTCGCGCGCCCTGCCGGACGCCCGGGACGGGCTCAAGCCGGTGCACCGCCGGATCGTCTACCAGATGAACGAGATGGGCCTGCGCCCCGACCGCGGCTACGTGAAGTGCGCGCGGGTCGTCGGTGAGGTCATGGGCAAACTGCACCCGCACGGCGACACGTCGATCTACGACGCCCTGGTGCGTATGGCGCAGCCCTTCTCCATGCGTCTGCCGCTGGTAGACGGACACGGCAACTTCGGCTCGCTGGGCAACGACGACCCACCGGCCGCCATGCGGTACACCGAATGCCGGATGGCCGAGGCGACGGGTCTGATGACCGAGTCGATCGACGAGGACACGGTCGACTTCGCGCCCAACTACGACGGCCAGGAACAGGAGCCGGTGGCGCTGCCGGCCGCCTTCCCGAATCTTCTGGTCAACGGCTCCTCGGGCATCGCGGTCGGCATGGCGACGAACATGCCACCGCACAACCTGCGCGAGGTCATCGCCGCCGCCCGCCACCTGATCAGGCATCCGAACGCCGACCTGGACGCGCTCATGAAGCACGTCCCGGGCCCCGACCTGCCCACCGGGGGCCGGATCGTCGGCCTGCCCGGCGTCCGGGACGCGTACGCGACGGGCCGTGGCACCTTCAAGATGCGCGCGACGGTATCGGTCGAGACCGTGACCGCCCGCCGCAAGGGCCTGGTGATCACTCAACTGCCCTTCACCATCGGCCCGGAAAAGGTCATCGCGAAGATCAAAGACCTGGTCAACGCGAAGAAGGTCCAGGGCATCGCCGACGTCAAGGACCTCACCGACCGTGAGCACGGCCTGCGCCTGGTCGTCGAGGTGAAGAACGGCTTCGTACCGGAGGCGGTCCTGGAGCAGTTGTACAAGCTGACTCCGATGGAGGAGTCCTTCGGCATCAACAACGTGGCACTGGTGGACGGTCAGCCGCTCACGCTGGGCTTGAAGGAACTCCTGGAGGTCTACCTCGACCACCGCTTCGACGTCGTCCGGCGCCGCAGCGAGTTCCGCCGCGGGAAGCGGCGCGACCGACTGCACCTGGTCGAGGGCCTGCTGACCGCGCTGGTCGACATCGACGAGGTCATCCGGCTGATCCGGTCCAGCGAGAACTCGGCGCAGGCCAAGCAGCGCCTGATGGAACGGTTCTCGCTGAGCGACGTCCAGACGCAGTACATCCTCGACACACCGCTGCGCCGGCTCACCAAGTTCGACCGCATCGAGCTGGAGGCGGAGAAGGACAGGCTCAGCACGGAGATCGAGGAGCTGACCCGGATCCTGGAGTCCGATGCGGAGCTGCGCAAGCTGGTCTCGGCCGAACTAGCCGCCGTGGCGAAGAAGTTCGGCACCGAACGGCGCACGGTCCTACTGGAGTCCGCGGGCACCCCTGCGGCCACCGTGCCGCTGCAGGTGGCCGACGCCCCGTGCCGGGTGCTGCTGTCCTCGACGGGGCTGCTGGCCCGTACGGCGGACGACGAGCCGCTGCCGAAGCAGTCGGGGGCCAAGCGCGTCAAGCACGACGTGATCATCTCAGCGGTCCCCACGACCGCGCGCGGGGAGATCGGTGTGGTGACGTCGGCCGGCCGTCTGCTGCGGATCAACGTGGTCGACCTGCCCGAGCTGCCCGAGGCGACGACCGCGCCGAACCTCTCTGGAGGAGCGCCGCTGGCGGAGTTCGTCTCCCTGGAGGACGACGAGTCCGTGGTCTGTCTGACCACGCTGGACGAGTCGTCCCCGGGTCTGGCCCTGGGGACCGAGCAGGGTGTCGTCAAGCGCGTGGTGCCCGACTACCCGTCCAACAAGGACGAGCTGGAGGTCATCACGCTCAAGGAGGGCGACCGGATCGTGGGCGCGGTGGAACTGCGCACCGGCGAGGAGGACCTGGTGTTCATCTCGGACGATGCGCAGCTGTTGCGTTTCCAGGCGTCCATCGTCCGTCCGCAGGGCCGTCCGGCGGGCGGTATGGCGGGCATCAAGCTGACCGAGGGCGCGAAGGTGATCTTCTTCACCGCAGTCGACCCGGCCGTTGATGCCCTGGTGTTCACGGTGGCGGGGTCGCGCGGCACGCTGGACGACTCGGTGCAGACGACAGGCAAACTGACCCCGTTCGACCAGTACCCGCGCAAGGGTCGGGCCACGGGTGGTGTGCGCTGCCAGCGGTTCCTGAAGGGGGAGGACTGCCTGGCACTGGGCTGGGCGGGTCCGGCTCCCGCGCGCGCGGCGCAGAAGAACGGCACCCCGGCGCGGCTGCCGGAGCCGGACCCGCGCCGGGACGGCTCGGGCGTCTCGCTGCCGAAGACGGTGGCGGTGGTCGCGGGGCCGGTGTTGTAG
- a CDS encoding M16 family metallopeptidase produces MPMGHTTTAEAGSGGLTATEHRLANGLRVVLSEDHLTPVAAVCLWYDVGSRHEVKGRTGLAHLFEHLMFQGSAQVKGNGHFELVQGAGGSLNGTTSFERTNYFETMPTHQLELALWLEADRMGSLLTALDDESMENQRDVVKNERRQRYDNVPYGTAFEKLTALSYPEGHPYHHTPIGSMADLDAATLEDARRFFRTYYAPNNAVLSVVGDIDPEQTLAWIERYFGSIPAHDGKPEPRDGSLSETIGEQKREVVVEEVPARALMAAYRLPHDGARACDAADLALTVLGGGESSRLYNRLVRRDRTAVAAGFGLLRLAGAPSMGWLDVKTSGDVEVPVIEAAIDEELARFAEQGPTSEEMERAQAQLEREWLDRLGTVAGRADELCRFAVLFGDPQLALTAVQRVLAVTPEEVQEIASARLRPDNRAVLVYEPKSPEAVEDAEVPEDPEQEATVEAGNENEETAK; encoded by the coding sequence ATGCCCATGGGTCACACGACCACAGCCGAGGCAGGCTCCGGGGGCCTGACAGCGACCGAGCACCGCCTGGCCAACGGTCTGCGCGTGGTGCTCTCCGAGGACCACCTGACCCCAGTGGCGGCGGTCTGCCTCTGGTACGACGTCGGTTCCCGGCACGAAGTCAAGGGGCGTACCGGCCTGGCTCACCTTTTCGAGCACCTGATGTTCCAGGGCTCCGCGCAGGTGAAGGGGAACGGTCACTTCGAGTTGGTGCAGGGTGCCGGCGGCTCGCTCAACGGCACCACCAGCTTCGAGCGCACCAACTATTTCGAGACCATGCCCACCCACCAGCTGGAGCTCGCTCTCTGGCTGGAGGCCGACCGCATGGGCTCGCTGCTGACCGCCCTGGACGACGAGTCCATGGAGAACCAGCGGGACGTCGTCAAGAACGAGCGCCGCCAGCGGTACGACAACGTCCCCTACGGCACCGCCTTCGAGAAGTTGACCGCCCTCTCCTACCCGGAGGGCCACCCCTACCACCACACGCCGATCGGCTCGATGGCGGACCTGGACGCGGCCACGCTGGAGGACGCGCGCCGGTTCTTCCGCACCTACTACGCACCGAACAACGCGGTGCTCTCCGTGGTCGGCGACATCGACCCCGAGCAGACCCTCGCCTGGATCGAGAGGTACTTCGGTTCGATCCCCGCGCACGACGGCAAGCCGGAGCCCCGTGACGGCTCGTTGTCCGAGACCATCGGCGAGCAGAAGCGGGAGGTCGTCGTCGAGGAGGTACCGGCGCGCGCCCTGATGGCCGCCTACCGTCTCCCGCACGACGGCGCCCGCGCGTGCGACGCGGCCGACCTCGCCCTGACCGTCCTCGGCGGCGGCGAGTCCTCCCGCCTGTACAACCGGCTGGTACGCCGCGACCGTACCGCCGTCGCGGCCGGCTTCGGCCTGCTGCGCCTGGCGGGCGCTCCCTCGATGGGCTGGCTGGACGTGAAGACCTCCGGTGACGTCGAGGTGCCGGTCATCGAGGCCGCCATCGACGAGGAGCTGGCCCGCTTCGCCGAACAGGGCCCCACGTCGGAGGAGATGGAGCGCGCCCAGGCCCAGTTGGAGCGCGAATGGCTGGACCGGCTCGGCACGGTCGCCGGACGTGCCGACGAACTGTGCCGGTTCGCCGTTCTGTTCGGCGACCCGCAGCTCGCGCTCACCGCCGTCCAGCGGGTACTGGCGGTGACGCCCGAGGAAGTCCAGGAGATCGCGTCGGCCCGCCTGCGGCCCGACAACCGAGCCGTCCTCGTCTACGAGCCGAAGTCTCCGGAGGCCGTCGAGGACGCCGAGGTCCCGGAGGACCCGGAGCAGGAAGCGACCGTAGAGGCCGGTAACGAGAACGAGGAGACGGCCAAGTGA
- a CDS encoding M16 family metallopeptidase, with amino-acid sequence MTELATMQFHPQPQPGEARPWAFPAPERGTLDNGLTTLRCHRPGQQVVAVEVLLDAPLDAEPAGLDGVATIMARAFSEGTDRHSAEEFAAELERAGATLDSHADHPGVRISLEVPASRLAKGLGLLADALRAPAFAESEVERLVRNRLDEIPHELANPSRRAAKELSKELFPAASRMSRPRQGTEETVEKIDAAAVRAFYDRHVRPATATVVVVGDLAGADLDGLLADTLGAWTGTPAELRPVPPVSADDTGRVVIVDRPGAVQTQLLIGRVGPDRHDRVWPAQVLGTYCLGGTLTSRLDRVLREEKGYTYGVRAFGQVLRSAPPSPGGATGAAMLAISGSVDTPNTGPALEDLWKVLRTLAAEGLTDAERDVAVQNLVGVAPLKYETAAAVASTLADQVEQHLPDDFQATLYQQLASTGTVEAGAAVVNAFPVDRLVTVLVGDASQIKAPVEALGIGEVTVVTAE; translated from the coding sequence GTGACCGAGCTCGCCACCATGCAGTTCCATCCCCAGCCGCAGCCGGGCGAGGCCAGGCCCTGGGCGTTCCCGGCCCCGGAGCGCGGCACGCTCGACAACGGCTTGACGACACTGCGCTGCCACCGCCCCGGCCAGCAGGTCGTCGCCGTGGAGGTGTTGCTGGACGCGCCCCTGGACGCTGAGCCGGCCGGCCTGGACGGCGTCGCCACGATCATGGCGCGGGCCTTCTCCGAGGGCACTGACCGGCACTCCGCCGAGGAGTTCGCCGCCGAACTGGAACGAGCGGGCGCCACACTGGACTCGCACGCCGACCACCCGGGCGTCCGGATCAGCTTGGAGGTCCCCGCCTCCCGCCTGGCCAAGGGGCTCGGTCTGCTCGCCGATGCCCTGCGCGCGCCCGCCTTCGCCGAGAGCGAGGTCGAGCGGCTGGTCCGCAACCGCCTGGACGAGATCCCGCACGAGCTGGCCAACCCCTCCCGCCGGGCCGCCAAGGAACTGTCCAAGGAGCTGTTCCCGGCCGCCTCGCGCATGTCCCGCCCACGCCAGGGCACGGAGGAGACCGTCGAGAAGATCGACGCGGCGGCCGTGCGCGCCTTCTACGACCGGCACGTGCGCCCCGCCACGGCCACCGTGGTCGTGGTCGGCGACCTCGCCGGGGCCGACCTGGACGGCCTGCTCGCCGACACCCTGGGCGCCTGGACCGGCACACCGGCCGAGCTCCGGCCCGTGCCCCCGGTGAGCGCCGACGACACCGGCCGCGTGGTCATCGTGGACCGGCCCGGTGCCGTGCAGACGCAGCTCCTCATCGGCCGCGTCGGCCCCGACCGGCACGACCGCGTGTGGCCCGCCCAGGTGCTCGGCACCTACTGTCTCGGCGGCACTCTCACCTCCCGCCTGGACCGCGTCCTGCGCGAGGAGAAGGGCTACACCTACGGCGTGCGTGCCTTCGGGCAGGTCCTGAGGTCGGCACCTCCTTCTCCCGGAGGGGCCACCGGAGCCGCGATGCTCGCCATCAGCGGCTCCGTGGACACCCCCAACACCGGCCCCGCGCTGGAGGACCTGTGGAAGGTGCTGCGCACGCTCGCGGCGGAGGGCCTGACCGACGCGGAGCGGGACGTCGCCGTGCAGAACCTCGTCGGTGTGGCGCCGCTGAAGTACGAGACCGCGGCGGCCGTCGCGAGCACCCTGGCCGACCAGGTGGAGCAACACCTGCCCGATGACTTCCAGGCGACGCTCTACCAGCAGCTGGCCTCCACCGGGACGGTGGAGGCCGGTGCGGCCGTCGTGAACGCCTTCCCGGTGGACCGTCTGGTGACCGTCCTCGTCGGTGACGCCTCGCAGATCAAGGCGCCGGTCGAGGCGCTCGGCATCGGCGAAGTCACCGTCGTCACGGCCGAGTAG
- a CDS encoding M23 family metallopeptidase yields the protein MAFMCATGKHRKPGRAKRTTVQAAGVAALTTGVVGTLAASPALAAGETAEQTGLMPILTVGDGLAERIDVQAAAQQQAADQKAAEEAAAQAAAERAEQEREARIRAAREAERKLLNAFVAPIAHSYVSTGYKASSSLWSSGSHTGIDFHAAAGTPVHVVGSGTVVSAGWGGAYGNQIVIRMADGMYTQYGHLSSIGVTVGQEVVPGQRIGLSGATGNVTGPHLHFEARTTPDYGSDIDPVAYLRGHGVNV from the coding sequence ATGGCGTTCATGTGCGCCACCGGGAAGCACCGCAAGCCCGGCCGGGCCAAGCGCACCACCGTTCAGGCGGCCGGTGTCGCAGCCCTCACCACGGGTGTCGTCGGCACCCTCGCCGCCTCCCCGGCGCTCGCCGCAGGAGAGACCGCGGAGCAGACCGGCCTCATGCCGATCCTCACCGTGGGCGACGGTCTGGCCGAGCGGATAGACGTCCAGGCCGCCGCCCAGCAGCAGGCCGCCGACCAGAAGGCCGCCGAGGAGGCCGCGGCTCAAGCGGCTGCCGAGAGGGCCGAGCAGGAGCGTGAGGCCAGGATCCGCGCGGCCCGTGAGGCCGAGCGCAAGCTCCTGAACGCCTTCGTCGCCCCGATCGCGCACTCCTACGTTTCCACGGGCTACAAGGCCAGCAGCTCCCTGTGGTCCTCCGGTTCGCACACCGGCATTGACTTCCACGCGGCCGCCGGTACGCCCGTCCACGTGGTCGGCTCCGGCACGGTCGTTTCCGCGGGCTGGGGCGGTGCGTACGGCAACCAGATCGTGATCCGGATGGCCGACGGCATGTACACCCAGTACGGCCACCTCTCGTCCATCGGCGTCACGGTCGGCCAGGAGGTCGTCCCGGGCCAGCGGATCGGGCTGTCCGGGGCGACCGGGAACGTCACCGGCCCGCACCTCCACTTCGAGGCGCGTACGACTCCCGACTACGGCTCCGACATCGACCCCGTTGCCTACCTCCGCGGGCACGGCGTGAACGTGTGA
- a CDS encoding GntR family transcriptional regulator yields the protein MRIPAHSVCTAIRDDIVAGVHERGGRLTEEVLARRYGVSRVPVREALRTLEAEGFVVARRHAGACVAEPTEQEAADLLEMRMLLEPLGAARAAQRRTEAHLKVLRGLVRLGQERARRGNSEDLRSLGGWFHETLAQASGSPSLTATLTQLRHKIAWMYRVEAARSQVESWVEHGAIVDAVARGDSERARAVTALHTERATAGHRLRFSTVPERVRTSQHSVNTPGVRY from the coding sequence ATGCGTATTCCGGCGCATTCGGTGTGCACGGCGATCCGGGACGACATCGTCGCCGGTGTCCATGAGCGTGGCGGCCGCCTCACCGAGGAAGTCCTGGCCCGCCGTTACGGAGTTTCGCGCGTTCCCGTCCGCGAGGCCCTGCGCACCCTGGAGGCGGAGGGTTTCGTGGTGGCCCGCAGGCATGCGGGCGCATGCGTGGCCGAACCCACCGAGCAGGAGGCGGCCGACCTGCTGGAGATGCGCATGCTCCTGGAGCCGCTTGGTGCCGCACGGGCCGCACAGCGGCGCACGGAGGCTCACCTCAAGGTGTTGCGCGGCCTGGTCCGGCTGGGCCAGGAGCGGGCCAGGAGAGGAAACAGCGAGGATCTGCGCTCGCTGGGCGGCTGGTTCCACGAGACGCTCGCGCAGGCGTCCGGCAGCCCTTCGCTCACCGCGACGCTCACCCAGCTGCGCCACAAGATCGCCTGGATGTACCGGGTCGAGGCCGCGCGGAGCCAGGTGGAGTCCTGGGTCGAGCACGGCGCGATCGTGGACGCGGTGGCGCGCGGCGACAGTGAGCGCGCACGGGCGGTCACGGCACTGCACACCGAGCGTGCGACGGCCGGCCACCGCCTTCGCTTTTCCACCGTCCCGGAGCGTGTGAGGACTTCGCAACATTCCGTAAACACGCCTGGGGTGCGGTATTAA
- a CDS encoding HPr family phosphocarrier protein, whose translation MAERRVNVGWAEGLHARPASIFVRAATAAGVPVTIAKTGGTPVNAASMLAVLGLGAQGGEEIILTCDAEGADTALDRLAKLVSEGLEELPETV comes from the coding sequence ATGGCTGAGCGCCGCGTCAACGTCGGCTGGGCCGAGGGCCTCCACGCCCGTCCCGCCTCCATCTTCGTCCGAGCCGCCACGGCCGCAGGCGTCCCGGTGACGATCGCCAAGACCGGCGGCACCCCGGTGAACGCGGCCTCCATGCTGGCCGTCCTGGGCCTGGGCGCCCAGGGGGGCGAGGAGATCATCCTCACCTGCGACGCCGAGGGCGCGGACACCGCGCTGGACCGCCTGGCCAAGCTGGTCTCCGAGGGCTTGGAGGAGCTGCCCGAGACCGTCTGA